Proteins encoded by one window of Mesotoga infera:
- a CDS encoding helix-turn-helix domain-containing protein, translated as MALGNGSSVYLCILQSTGVDFMRCPECGREMRLSKEESIESFKGSRVRLSYDVYKCDECGSSYVDARSLDEAWKKIWDDYEMVHCIPSAEDLRKARENLNLTQEEMALLLGRTKSLVSRLEDGSRALSDKLLESYTNHIIPGGEDFISFVNSAAVQGRISPGDRDRIVGKTGIRKLNGSDS; from the coding sequence ATAGCTTTAGGGAACGGCTCATCTGTTTATCTTTGCATCTTGCAGAGTACGGGAGTTGATTTCATGAGATGTCCCGAATGTGGAAGGGAAATGCGCCTATCTAAGGAAGAGAGCATCGAGAGTTTCAAGGGAAGTCGAGTCAGACTTTCCTACGATGTCTATAAATGTGATGAATGTGGAAGTTCATATGTAGATGCCAGATCACTCGATGAAGCTTGGAAGAAGATCTGGGACGATTATGAGATGGTCCATTGCATCCCTTCGGCGGAAGATCTCAGGAAAGCCAGAGAGAATCTAAACCTCACTCAGGAGGAGATGGCGCTCCTGCTGGGAAGGACGAAGTCCCTGGTTTCTAGGCTTGAAGACGGCTCCAGGGCTCTTTCAGACAAGCTTCTCGAATCATACACAAATCACATAATTCCAGGCGGAGAGGACTTCATCTCTTTTGTCAATTCTGCTGCTGTCCAGGGAAGGATCTCGCCGGGCGATCGAGACAGAATAGTCGGCAAGACCGGAATTCGGAAATTGAACGGGTCAGACTCCTAA